From a region of the Agromyces ramosus genome:
- a CDS encoding winged helix-turn-helix transcriptional regulator, with the protein MREDGTSKSLGTHEGTDWNDAFQWDAREDCEVRQILDRIADKWSLLVIALLDDRTMRFTELKRLIDGISQRMLTVTLRQLERDGMVRRTVHPVVPPRVDYELTDLGRSLHATVQSLVVWTERHQEDIAEARGRYDKANAEVLVTEAVGGH; encoded by the coding sequence ATGAGGGAAGACGGCACTTCGAAGTCACTCGGTACCCATGAGGGAACCGACTGGAACGACGCGTTCCAGTGGGACGCTCGTGAAGACTGCGAGGTGCGGCAGATCCTCGACCGCATCGCCGACAAGTGGTCGCTGCTCGTGATCGCCCTGCTCGACGACCGCACGATGCGGTTCACCGAGCTCAAGCGGCTCATCGACGGCATCAGCCAGCGCATGCTCACGGTCACGCTGCGCCAGCTCGAGCGCGACGGCATGGTGCGGCGCACGGTGCATCCCGTCGTGCCGCCGCGCGTCGACTACGAGCTCACCGACCTGGGCCGCTCGTTGCACGCGACCGTGCAATCGCTCGTCGTCTGGACCGAGCGGCACCAGGAGGACATCGCCGAGGCCCGCGGCCGATATGACAAGGCGAACGCCGAGGTGCTCGTCACCGAAGCGGTCGGGGGCCACTGA
- a CDS encoding response regulator transcription factor: MTIRVLIADDQALFREALTTLLEVQPGIEAIGEAGDGEEAVRRSGQLRPDVVLMDLRMPVLDGIAATARLRAEQPDVQVLALTTFDDDEDVFAALRAGAVGYLLKDVSSARLVEAIVAAARGESVLQPSVAAKVVARVARMPQETPPPEHPLTEREVDVVRLLGEGRSNREIAGALFLAEGTVKNLVTSVLSKLEVRDRTQAALRARDFGIL, encoded by the coding sequence ATGACGATCCGCGTGCTCATCGCCGACGACCAGGCGCTCTTCCGCGAGGCGCTCACGACCCTGCTGGAGGTGCAGCCGGGCATCGAGGCGATCGGCGAGGCGGGCGACGGCGAGGAGGCGGTGCGCCGGAGTGGTCAGCTCCGTCCCGACGTGGTGCTCATGGACCTGCGGATGCCGGTGCTCGACGGAATCGCGGCTACCGCACGCCTCCGAGCCGAGCAGCCCGACGTGCAGGTGCTCGCCCTGACGACGTTCGACGACGACGAGGACGTCTTCGCCGCGCTGCGGGCGGGGGCGGTCGGGTACCTCCTCAAGGACGTGTCGTCGGCGAGGCTCGTCGAGGCGATCGTCGCCGCAGCACGGGGGGAGTCGGTGCTGCAGCCGTCGGTGGCCGCGAAGGTCGTGGCACGAGTGGCTCGGATGCCGCAGGAGACTCCGCCGCCGGAGCATCCGCTCACCGAACGAGAGGTCGACGTGGTGCGGCTGCTCGGCGAGGGCCGAAGCAACCGCGAGATCGCCGGCGCCCTCTTCCTCGCCGAGGGCACCGTGAAGAACCTCGTCACCAGCGTGCTGTCGAAGCTCGAGGTGCGCGACCGCACGCAGGCGGCGCTCCGCGCGCGGGACTTCGGCATCCTCTGA
- a CDS encoding class I SAM-dependent methyltransferase, with protein MPELSTRLQNVVDALPLAPGMRVLEVGGAPGAAARAVAAKVGPTGHVLVLDRSQTGIELTERACRREMDAGTLSTLCEPVEAFELPEGVPRFDLAFACRVGALDGRHPKLYNEAIARLRRAIVPGGVLYVDTGNPLTPIPLGWLTRNSTSSKVERCSGHWPSSPSSRT; from the coding sequence GTGCCTGAGCTTTCGACCCGCCTTCAGAATGTCGTCGACGCGCTGCCGCTCGCACCGGGCATGAGAGTGCTCGAAGTCGGTGGCGCCCCGGGCGCCGCGGCCCGTGCAGTTGCCGCGAAGGTCGGCCCCACCGGCCACGTGCTCGTGCTCGATCGCTCCCAGACGGGCATTGAACTCACCGAGCGAGCATGTCGCCGCGAGATGGATGCGGGAACGCTGTCGACCTTGTGCGAGCCCGTGGAAGCGTTCGAGCTGCCCGAGGGAGTGCCGCGCTTCGACCTCGCGTTCGCGTGTCGGGTCGGCGCGCTCGACGGACGCCACCCGAAGCTCTACAACGAGGCCATCGCGCGGCTGCGTCGCGCCATCGTCCCCGGTGGCGTGCTCTACGTCGACACGGGCAACCCGCTGACCCCGATCCCCCTGGGCTGGTTGACCCGGAACTCCACGTCCTCCAAGGTGGAACGGTGCAGTGGGCACTGGCCATCCTCACCGTCGTCGCGTACCTGA
- a CDS encoding phage tail protein I: MVPGLTSPVPLITRLPAILQEDEFLQRFLPAFDDAVAPVYAALDNLAAYVTPEYAPSDFVDWLAGWVDIAVDEEWPEAQRRRIIADAAALHRRAGTVGGIRDAVQLAAGPDAVIDVAESGGVSWSATPGGSLPGTADAAVRISITVPDGDEPSIRRRLERVAAGVVPAHLPVELQVAVRGRAS, encoded by the coding sequence ATGGTTCCCGGCCTCACGAGCCCCGTGCCCCTCATCACGCGGCTCCCCGCGATCCTGCAGGAGGACGAGTTCCTGCAGCGCTTCCTGCCCGCGTTCGACGATGCGGTCGCCCCGGTGTACGCGGCGCTCGACAACCTCGCCGCCTACGTGACTCCCGAGTACGCGCCGTCCGACTTCGTCGACTGGCTCGCCGGATGGGTCGACATCGCGGTCGACGAGGAGTGGCCCGAAGCACAGCGACGGCGCATCATCGCCGACGCGGCGGCGCTGCACCGTCGCGCCGGCACGGTCGGCGGCATCCGCGACGCCGTGCAGCTCGCCGCCGGCCCCGACGCGGTCATCGACGTCGCCGAGTCGGGCGGGGTGTCGTGGTCGGCCACCCCCGGTGGCAGCCTTCCCGGTACAGCGGATGCCGCGGTGCGCATCTCGATCACTGTGCCCGACGGCGACGAGCCGTCGATCCGCCGCCGGCTCGAGCGCGTCGCGGCGGGCGTCGTGCCCGCGCACCTGCCCGTGGAGCTTCAGGTGGCCGTTCGGGGGAGGGCATCATGA
- a CDS encoding BTAD domain-containing putative transcriptional regulator codes for MSVGNRHDRLLGGTTVHHVIEDLRVDGLAPARVPSRLARRLDASRVFIVGACGAGKTTLARRLEASASRGGLVVQLRAEHAVPAVADAVLDEAVTRSPALLVLDDAHHLMGGAAEPVLERLVANVAAVPRLVVASRVPPSVAVAHAAPDAEVITTRDLALRIDEIAEVFHDVCGCPLSLEHASRVASETAGWAALVRLLAVRAGRFHTDPDDLAAAVDAALECGFAAGFLEEHLGALPASVAASLERASVFTTFELAPCASLLGSDAATTLITALDTGVVAHTVELGRRRVLPPVLRRHLRSRCGADEKLMTDAPSAVPATNADTPSAGSLAAVWAASATSGLPRRHDADPLADAVRRLRAGDVVGAVPLLHRSARSADPERRTAIRLALLVIRAPLSSRDLTLDALAALERDALALGLPRLARLTRGAIAAASARPDRAVRSVVEECEVRGDEAGAAIVVGIDHLMRLRGGRATTGQAAALADRASRLGAADVAAWAEASAALIAAIAGSPHARELIVSAESASIATGLGAAAALLDAAQALSDASGRSHDRLASSRRVALAAGMPRLPIDLPRVSTTAPSRPAIAAARATTRRPHVTVGCFGGFRLQVDGSEVDLRAVRPQARALLRMLALNAGSPLHREIIAEVLWGDLGIESAVHALHVSVSSLRRVLPAQEPAAAGSIVERDGEAYRLGLLDRRDCDLADFDESLADAAMAKARRDTAATASGLRHALDLYLGDVLPEDGPAEWAIGARERYRIRAAEAATSLAHLELHLGSPRAAVAAASRAVEIDPWLDESWRTLVTVHEQSGDVVAARRASDSYRRMRVALGVE; via the coding sequence GTGTCGGTCGGGAACCGGCACGACCGTCTTCTGGGGGGCACGACGGTGCACCACGTCATCGAGGATCTACGCGTCGACGGGCTCGCGCCCGCACGTGTTCCGTCGCGCCTCGCGCGTCGGCTCGACGCGTCACGCGTGTTCATCGTGGGCGCGTGCGGCGCAGGCAAGACGACGCTCGCGCGTCGGCTCGAGGCATCCGCAAGCCGGGGCGGGCTCGTCGTGCAACTCCGGGCGGAGCACGCCGTGCCGGCCGTGGCCGACGCGGTCCTCGACGAGGCCGTGACGAGGAGCCCCGCCCTCCTCGTGCTCGACGACGCGCACCATCTCATGGGCGGCGCGGCCGAGCCGGTGCTCGAACGACTGGTCGCGAATGTCGCGGCGGTGCCGCGCCTCGTCGTCGCCTCGCGCGTTCCGCCGAGCGTGGCCGTCGCCCATGCGGCACCCGACGCCGAGGTCATCACGACGCGCGACCTCGCGCTGCGCATCGACGAGATCGCCGAGGTCTTCCACGACGTCTGCGGATGCCCGCTCAGCCTCGAGCACGCCTCGAGGGTCGCGAGCGAGACCGCGGGCTGGGCCGCCCTCGTGCGCCTGCTCGCGGTTCGCGCCGGCCGGTTCCACACCGACCCCGATGACCTCGCCGCGGCCGTCGATGCCGCCCTCGAGTGCGGGTTCGCGGCAGGCTTCCTGGAGGAGCACCTCGGCGCGCTCCCGGCATCCGTCGCCGCCTCCCTCGAGCGCGCGAGCGTCTTCACGACGTTCGAGCTCGCGCCATGCGCCTCGCTCCTCGGCTCCGACGCTGCGACCACCCTCATCACCGCTCTGGACACCGGCGTCGTCGCGCACACCGTGGAGCTCGGCCGGCGCCGCGTGCTCCCGCCGGTGTTGCGCCGCCACTTGCGTTCGCGGTGCGGTGCCGATGAGAAGCTGATGACGGATGCCCCGTCGGCAGTGCCCGCGACGAACGCCGACACCCCGTCCGCCGGCTCCCTGGCCGCCGTGTGGGCCGCCTCGGCCACGAGCGGACTCCCCCGGCGCCACGACGCCGACCCGCTCGCCGACGCCGTGCGACGCCTTCGCGCGGGCGACGTCGTCGGCGCGGTGCCGCTCCTGCACCGCTCGGCGCGATCCGCCGATCCCGAGCGCCGCACCGCGATCCGGCTCGCCCTCCTCGTCATCCGCGCGCCCCTGTCGTCGCGCGACCTCACGCTCGATGCGCTCGCCGCACTCGAACGCGACGCGCTCGCGCTCGGCCTGCCCCGGCTCGCCCGGCTCACGCGTGGTGCGATCGCTGCGGCATCCGCTCGCCCCGACCGCGCGGTGCGCTCGGTCGTCGAGGAGTGCGAGGTGCGCGGCGACGAGGCGGGCGCGGCGATCGTCGTCGGGATCGACCACCTGATGCGACTGCGCGGCGGACGCGCCACGACGGGGCAGGCGGCGGCGCTCGCCGATCGCGCGAGCCGCCTCGGTGCTGCGGATGTCGCGGCGTGGGCCGAGGCATCCGCTGCCCTGATCGCAGCGATCGCCGGCTCGCCGCACGCACGCGAACTCATCGTCTCGGCGGAATCCGCGTCGATCGCGACGGGACTCGGCGCGGCCGCCGCGCTGCTCGACGCGGCGCAGGCACTGTCGGATGCCTCGGGCCGGTCGCATGACCGTCTCGCCTCGTCGAGGCGCGTCGCGCTCGCGGCGGGGATGCCGCGGCTTCCGATCGACCTCCCGCGCGTCTCGACGACCGCACCCTCGCGCCCGGCCATCGCTGCCGCGCGAGCCACGACCCGTCGGCCGCATGTGACCGTCGGCTGCTTCGGGGGGTTCCGGCTGCAGGTCGACGGCTCGGAGGTCGACCTCAGGGCGGTGCGCCCCCAGGCCCGGGCGCTGTTGCGGATGCTCGCGCTGAACGCCGGCTCGCCGCTGCACCGCGAGATCATCGCGGAGGTGCTCTGGGGTGACCTCGGCATCGAGTCCGCCGTGCACGCGCTGCACGTGAGCGTGTCGAGCCTGCGGCGCGTGCTGCCGGCGCAGGAGCCGGCTGCCGCGGGCTCGATCGTCGAACGTGACGGCGAGGCGTATCGTCTCGGGCTCCTCGACCGGCGCGACTGCGACCTCGCCGACTTCGACGAGAGCCTCGCCGACGCCGCGATGGCGAAGGCACGCCGCGACACCGCGGCCACCGCGAGCGGACTGCGGCACGCGCTCGACCTGTACCTGGGCGACGTGCTCCCCGAGGACGGCCCTGCGGAGTGGGCGATCGGCGCTCGGGAGCGGTACCGCATCCGCGCCGCCGAGGCGGCGACCTCGCTCGCGCACCTCGAGCTGCACCTCGGGTCGCCGAGGGCTGCCGTCGCCGCCGCGAGCCGTGCGGTCGAGATCGACCCGTGGCTCGACGAGTCGTGGCGCACGCTCGTGACGGTGCACGAGCAGTCGGGCGACGTGGTGGCGGCGCGGCGGGCGTCGGACTCGTACCGGCGCATGCGGGTCGCGCTCGGCGTGGAGTGA
- a CDS encoding putative baseplate assembly protein: MTLPAPNLDDRRFQDLVDDAKRLVALRCPEWSDHNVSDPGVTLIETFAFMTDELFYRLNRVPDKLYIAFLDLIGTTLYPPAAATTDVVLWLSAPRKETVVVPDRTEVGTPRTEQTESIVFQTTAELSIPPRELTVIGSRSGDAEPYVRGATLGDDTLDTFAAKPKIGDEFLLGLDDQAAGLAISLRLDCAVRGVGVNPLDPPIVWEAWTAAGWVGCDLVADGTGGLNRPGDVVVIVPGGHVASVIGDERAGWLRCRLVEREEGVPTYTASPLVRAASAVTVGGVAHAVHARTVDDEILGLSEGVPGQTFPLQEHPVVDDGEPLVVEVASGSGWEPWTEVDSFAGSDQDAREVTVDRARGTVTFPPAVRERDGSLRRYGAVPPKGAPLRVPQYRVGGGRRGNVAAGALSVLRSTVPFVSSAVNRAAARDGTDGETIDEAKLRGPLALRTRDRAVTLEDYEQLAKRAAPGIARANAVALTGKGEQLGVRLLVVPTVAVGPGGRAAFADLIPAEETLAAIAEDLDARRPAGTRLAIEPPDYQGVTVVAKLAAKPRVAVESLREEAQAALYRHFDPVRGGADGTGWPFGRPVLAGEVYSVLQSLAGTEIVDEVLLFAADPVTGKRGEPVQRIDLAPNSLVFSFEHRVRVTAGV; the protein is encoded by the coding sequence ATGACCCTCCCGGCCCCGAACCTCGACGATCGCCGATTCCAGGACCTCGTCGACGACGCGAAGCGCCTCGTCGCCCTGCGCTGCCCCGAGTGGTCGGATCACAACGTGTCCGACCCCGGCGTCACGCTCATCGAGACGTTCGCCTTCATGACCGACGAGCTCTTCTACCGGCTGAACCGGGTGCCCGACAAGCTCTACATCGCGTTCCTCGACCTCATCGGCACGACGCTCTACCCGCCGGCGGCCGCCACGACCGACGTGGTGCTGTGGCTCTCGGCGCCCCGCAAGGAGACCGTCGTGGTGCCCGACCGTACCGAGGTCGGCACACCGCGCACCGAGCAGACCGAATCGATCGTGTTCCAGACCACGGCCGAGCTCTCTATTCCGCCGCGCGAGCTCACCGTGATCGGCAGTCGATCGGGCGACGCCGAGCCGTATGTCCGCGGCGCGACGCTCGGCGACGACACCCTCGACACGTTCGCCGCCAAGCCGAAGATCGGCGACGAGTTCCTGCTCGGCCTCGACGACCAGGCCGCCGGGCTCGCGATCTCGCTGCGACTCGACTGCGCCGTGCGCGGCGTCGGCGTCAACCCGCTCGACCCGCCGATCGTCTGGGAGGCGTGGACGGCCGCAGGCTGGGTGGGCTGCGACCTCGTGGCCGACGGCACCGGCGGGCTCAATCGCCCCGGAGACGTCGTCGTCATCGTGCCCGGCGGGCACGTCGCATCCGTCATCGGCGACGAACGCGCCGGGTGGCTGCGCTGCCGCCTCGTCGAGCGCGAGGAGGGCGTGCCGACCTACACGGCGTCGCCGCTCGTGCGGGCCGCCTCGGCCGTGACCGTCGGCGGCGTCGCGCACGCCGTGCACGCGAGGACCGTCGACGACGAGATCCTCGGCCTGTCGGAGGGCGTGCCGGGGCAGACCTTCCCCCTCCAGGAGCACCCCGTCGTCGACGACGGCGAGCCGCTCGTCGTCGAGGTCGCGAGCGGCAGCGGTTGGGAGCCCTGGACCGAGGTCGACTCGTTCGCGGGATCCGACCAGGACGCGCGGGAGGTCACCGTCGACCGGGCTCGCGGCACCGTGACCTTCCCGCCCGCCGTGCGCGAGCGCGACGGGAGCCTCCGCCGCTACGGCGCCGTGCCGCCGAAGGGCGCACCGCTGCGGGTGCCGCAGTACCGCGTCGGCGGCGGCCGTCGCGGCAACGTCGCGGCCGGGGCGCTCTCGGTGCTGCGCTCGACGGTGCCGTTCGTGAGCAGCGCCGTGAACCGCGCCGCCGCCCGCGACGGCACCGACGGCGAGACGATCGACGAGGCGAAGCTGCGCGGGCCGCTCGCGCTGCGCACGCGTGACCGTGCGGTGACGCTCGAGGACTACGAGCAGCTCGCGAAGCGCGCGGCGCCGGGCATCGCGCGCGCCAACGCGGTGGCGCTGACCGGCAAGGGCGAGCAGCTCGGCGTGCGCCTGCTCGTCGTGCCGACCGTGGCCGTCGGACCGGGCGGCCGCGCCGCCTTCGCCGACCTCATCCCCGCCGAGGAGACGCTCGCGGCCATCGCCGAGGACCTCGACGCCCGCAGGCCCGCCGGGACCCGGCTCGCGATCGAGCCGCCCGACTACCAGGGCGTGACCGTCGTCGCGAAGCTCGCCGCCAAGCCGCGCGTCGCCGTCGAGTCGCTCCGCGAGGAGGCGCAGGCCGCCCTCTACCGCCACTTCGACCCGGTGCGCGGTGGCGCAGACGGCACCGGCTGGCCGTTCGGCCGACCCGTGCTCGCCGGCGAGGTGTACTCGGTGCTGCAGTCGCTCGCCGGCACCGAGATCGTCGACGAGGTGCTGCTGTTCGCGGCCGACCCCGTCACGGGCAAGCGCGGCGAGCCCGTGCAGCGCATCGACCTCGCCCCCAACTCGCTCGTGTTCAGCTTCGAGCACCGGGTGCGCGTCACGGCGGGAGTCTGA
- a CDS encoding NADase-type glycan-binding domain-containing protein: MSETVRGTVRCPECGAKNEADDDFCGQCGAYLAWEATDAAASVAPVAGASASAVPAPESEVEPEPEPEPEPEPAPDAAPTAPPAAPTLAATVAPPAPHREARWSVRRPLGHPKDAELASRPHEPAAEEPAPAPAPGPAPEPPEPELVPEPERVSQRPEPEPVPERPAPEPVPEPVVDPALAPKPPQHAGPAARKPVAVAPRPKPRPTTTAERPKPGDLVCPQCGTGNSPGRHFCRRCATPLGATANRRPVSSAQPAAGARPVVRTRRFRAWWVVIPAIVAALAVVAWLARGPIGDFAQTVVDRIATSTARNPTGLTASTAAAGRGPELAHDGFANLSWAPAAPGPAVGEFLEASFAEPFRLVAVQISPGASTDQAEFLAQGRPDDVRVSAMTSTGTVVERTVTLADEPGVQRIDLGIDDVVAVRLTIESANGATEATHVAIAEVEFFGR, from the coding sequence ATGAGCGAGACCGTGCGCGGCACCGTGCGGTGCCCGGAATGCGGGGCGAAGAACGAGGCCGACGACGACTTCTGCGGCCAGTGCGGGGCGTACCTCGCGTGGGAGGCGACGGATGCCGCGGCATCCGTCGCGCCGGTTGCTGGCGCTTCGGCGTCGGCGGTTCCGGCGCCCGAGTCGGAGGTCGAGCCCGAGCCCGAGCCCGAGCCCGAGCCCGAGCCTGCACCGGATGCCGCGCCGACCGCTCCGCCCGCGGCCCCGACCCTCGCCGCAACGGTGGCGCCGCCCGCCCCTCACCGCGAGGCCCGCTGGTCAGTACGGCGCCCTCTGGGGCATCCAAAGGATGCAGAACTGGCCAGTAGACCGCACGAGCCTGCTGCTGAGGAGCCCGCGCCCGCGCCCGCGCCCGGGCCCGCGCCCGAGCCGCCCGAGCCAGAGCTCGTGCCGGAGCCCGAGCGCGTGTCCCAGCGGCCCGAGCCCGAGCCCGTGCCCGAGCGGCCCGCGCCCGAGCCCGTGCCGGAGCCCGTGGTCGACCCCGCGCTCGCACCCAAGCCGCCGCAGCACGCAGGCCCGGCCGCGAGGAAGCCCGTCGCCGTGGCACCGCGGCCGAAGCCTCGACCTACGACCACCGCGGAACGTCCGAAGCCCGGCGACCTCGTCTGCCCGCAGTGCGGCACGGGCAACTCGCCCGGACGCCACTTCTGCCGCCGCTGCGCCACCCCGCTCGGCGCCACGGCGAATCGGCGTCCGGTCAGTTCGGCGCAGCCCGCGGCCGGCGCCCGCCCGGTCGTGCGCACTCGACGCTTCCGCGCCTGGTGGGTGGTCATCCCGGCGATCGTGGCCGCGCTCGCCGTGGTCGCCTGGCTTGCTCGGGGACCGATCGGCGACTTCGCGCAGACGGTCGTCGACCGCATCGCGACCTCGACCGCGCGCAATCCCACGGGACTCACCGCGTCGACCGCAGCGGCAGGCCGGGGACCCGAGCTCGCGCACGACGGCTTCGCGAACCTCTCGTGGGCGCCCGCCGCACCGGGGCCCGCCGTGGGGGAGTTCCTCGAGGCCAGCTTCGCCGAGCCGTTCCGCCTCGTGGCGGTGCAGATCTCGCCGGGCGCCTCGACCGACCAGGCCGAGTTCCTCGCGCAGGGGCGACCCGACGACGTCCGCGTGTCCGCGATGACGTCGACCGGCACCGTCGTCGAGCGCACGGTCACGCTTGCCGATGAGCCCGGGGTGCAGCGCATCGACCTGGGCATCGACGACGTGGTGGCGGTGCGCCTCACGATCGAGTCGGCCAACGGCGCGACGGAGGCGACCCACGTCGCGATCGCCGAGGTCGAGTTCTTCGGTCGCTGA
- a CDS encoding sensor histidine kinase yields the protein MQWALAILTVVAYLTLSIGSASFEQILPTLVVGLIYSALAVFGFRVVQGRSAWWAGGYVCAQLALGFVVFWLSDAAVGAILLLVVLVSQAVLLLPLPAAVVVAAVIPLAHVGMQWPHVLREGLGTLAVTTFTVIVTELLVRERKARADLAEAHERLRGYAAQAEQLATIQERNRLARDIHDGVGHHLTVVQMLLEAARAVIRTADPERLDSMLAKAQAQSGQALAEVRRSVAALREHRPALTEALATLAAEATVAGVPTELEVLGTPRAIRADVDESLFRAAQEGLTNVRKHADATTTAVVLDYRDEHHVRLEVRDDGRGLPEQAGAGFGLTGLRERMANLGGRMSLDPAGATGLTLTVEVPG from the coding sequence GTGCAGTGGGCACTGGCCATCCTCACCGTCGTCGCGTACCTGACGCTGTCGATCGGGTCCGCGAGCTTCGAGCAGATCCTGCCGACGCTGGTGGTCGGTCTCATCTACTCCGCGCTCGCCGTCTTCGGGTTCCGCGTCGTCCAGGGACGCTCGGCCTGGTGGGCAGGGGGGTACGTCTGCGCGCAACTGGCGCTCGGCTTCGTGGTGTTCTGGCTCTCGGATGCCGCGGTGGGCGCCATCCTCCTCCTCGTGGTCCTCGTCTCGCAGGCCGTCCTGCTGCTGCCACTGCCGGCCGCAGTCGTCGTGGCTGCCGTCATCCCGCTCGCGCATGTCGGCATGCAGTGGCCGCATGTGCTCCGGGAGGGCCTCGGCACGCTCGCGGTCACGACCTTCACCGTCATCGTGACCGAGCTGCTCGTGCGCGAGCGCAAGGCCAGGGCCGACCTCGCCGAGGCGCACGAGCGGTTGCGCGGGTATGCCGCCCAAGCCGAGCAGTTGGCTACGATCCAGGAGCGCAACCGGCTCGCGCGCGACATCCATGACGGGGTGGGCCACCACCTGACCGTCGTGCAGATGCTGCTCGAGGCAGCACGCGCCGTCATCCGCACCGCCGACCCCGAGCGCCTCGACTCCATGCTGGCCAAGGCTCAGGCTCAATCAGGGCAGGCCCTCGCGGAGGTGCGGCGGTCGGTCGCCGCCCTTCGGGAACACCGGCCGGCCTTGACCGAGGCGCTCGCGACCCTCGCCGCGGAGGCGACCGTGGCGGGCGTTCCGACCGAGCTCGAGGTGCTCGGCACGCCGCGCGCGATCCGCGCGGACGTCGACGAGTCGCTCTTCCGTGCGGCTCAGGAGGGCCTCACGAACGTTCGGAAGCACGCGGATGCCACGACCACCGCCGTCGTCCTCGACTACCGTGACGAACACCACGTCAGGCTCGAGGTTCGCGACGACGGTCGGGGACTCCCCGAGCAGGCGGGTGCCGGCTTCGGGCTCACCGGCTTGCGCGAGCGCATGGCGAACCTCGGCGGCCGGATGTCGCTGGACCCGGCCGGCGCCACCGGGCTCACCCTCACCGTGGAGGTGCCGGGATGA
- a CDS encoding DJ-1/PfpI family protein, with amino-acid sequence MRAFFRVVVLVLAAAALPVALGASSVIGALGALNAPRTDGATASPAPLEHDPAKPTAVVVVGERGAVVSDTLAPFEILATTGAFNVYTVASEAHPVPLTGGLDLVPDLTFAGLEDLLGGSADLVVVPAMPDVGRPTTKPVTDWLEAQANGGALLLSVCNGAAVVASAGLLDGHEATAHWLRLDEWEHTYPAVDWVRGTRYVDDGDVVSTAGILSGIDGTLHIVERLAGADVAADAARAIEWPHYDSDGPARMEHARLAPSDAVVAFNTAFGWDRPRIGVQLTDGVGELELASVFDTYGQSLAVGTVAVGDGPVRSRHGLTFVPRADTGAGLDRLVVPGTTDHDVIPGMEPVYPHHQPGFAFDAVLRDLARTTDVATARWAAKTLEYPIDGLTLDGPTWPWAETFRPLALAVLGVLVALGVFALLRNRSRRRRRTGA; translated from the coding sequence ATGCGTGCCTTCTTCAGGGTCGTCGTGCTCGTGCTCGCCGCCGCGGCGCTGCCTGTGGCGCTCGGTGCTTCCTCCGTCATCGGCGCGCTGGGCGCTCTCAACGCCCCGCGCACCGACGGCGCCACGGCATCCCCCGCGCCGCTGGAGCACGACCCGGCCAAGCCCACGGCCGTCGTCGTGGTCGGTGAGCGGGGCGCCGTCGTGTCCGACACGCTCGCCCCCTTCGAGATCCTCGCCACGACGGGAGCGTTCAACGTCTACACCGTGGCATCCGAGGCGCACCCGGTGCCGCTGACCGGCGGGCTCGACCTCGTGCCCGACCTCACCTTCGCGGGTCTCGAGGATCTTCTCGGCGGGTCGGCCGACCTCGTCGTGGTTCCCGCCATGCCCGACGTCGGCCGGCCCACGACGAAGCCCGTCACCGACTGGCTCGAGGCCCAGGCGAACGGTGGAGCTCTGCTCCTCAGCGTCTGCAACGGAGCCGCCGTGGTCGCCTCGGCCGGTCTCCTCGACGGCCACGAGGCCACCGCGCACTGGCTGCGCCTCGACGAGTGGGAGCACACCTACCCAGCCGTCGACTGGGTGCGGGGCACGAGGTACGTCGACGACGGCGACGTGGTCAGCACGGCCGGCATCCTGTCGGGCATCGACGGCACGCTGCATATCGTGGAGCGCCTGGCCGGAGCGGATGTCGCGGCTGACGCCGCGAGGGCGATCGAGTGGCCGCACTACGACTCCGACGGTCCGGCTCGCATGGAGCACGCGCGGCTCGCGCCGTCGGATGCCGTCGTGGCGTTCAACACCGCGTTCGGCTGGGACCGACCGCGAATCGGCGTCCAGCTCACCGACGGGGTCGGCGAGCTCGAGCTCGCCTCGGTGTTCGACACCTACGGGCAGTCGCTGGCAGTGGGCACGGTGGCGGTGGGCGACGGGCCCGTGCGGTCCCGCCACGGACTCACCTTCGTGCCCCGCGCCGACACCGGGGCAGGACTCGATCGTCTCGTCGTCCCCGGCACGACCGACCATGACGTCATCCCGGGGATGGAGCCGGTGTATCCCCACCATCAGCCGGGCTTCGCGTTCGACGCCGTGTTGCGGGACCTTGCGCGGACGACCGACGTGGCAACCGCGCGGTGGGCGGCGAAGACCCTCGAGTACCCCATCGACGGCCTGACACTCGACGGTCCGACGTGGCCGTGGGCGGAGACGTTCCGGCCGCTCGCCCTCGCGGTCCTCGGCGTGCTCGTGGCGCTCGGGGTGTTCGCGCTCCTGCGCAACAGGAGTCGCAGGCGCCGGCGGACGGGTGCGTAG